One genomic window of Halanaerobium saccharolyticum subsp. saccharolyticum DSM 6643 includes the following:
- a CDS encoding permease, whose translation MAKNKETKKNNNMNYYIFAVFVAFIAGSYFMNFDLGKRIGSNFMIFARDMGLLLPPAFILIGLFDVWVSRESIENNFGNTSGFKKYIYAILLAATTVGGTFVAFPVANTLYHKGANYSSIFTYVTAASLVMIPMSIMEASILGVKFTAIRIGVSLPLVIVSSIILGNFFNKIDYKIPKAD comes from the coding sequence ATGGCTAAAAATAAAGAAACTAAGAAAAATAATAATATGAACTACTATATATTTGCAGTTTTTGTAGCTTTTATTGCCGGATCATATTTTATGAATTTTGATCTTGGTAAAAGAATTGGTTCTAATTTTATGATCTTTGCCCGCGATATGGGCTTACTCTTACCGCCCGCTTTTATTCTAATCGGTTTATTTGATGTCTGGGTCAGCCGCGAAAGCATTGAAAATAATTTTGGTAATACTTCTGGATTCAAAAAATATATTTATGCTATTTTGCTAGCAGCAACTACAGTTGGAGGAACTTTTGTAGCTTTTCCGGTAGCAAACACACTCTATCATAAAGGAGCAAATTATTCGTCGATATTCACTTATGTAACAGCTGCTTCCCTGGTGATGATTCCAATGAGTATTATGGAGGCTTCAATATTAGGAGTTAAATTTACTGCTATCAGAATTGGTGTCTCATTACCACTAGTGATTGTCAGTTCAATTATTTTAGGTAACTTCTTCAATAAGATCGATTATAAAATTCCTAAAGCAGATTAG